A genomic window from Cricetulus griseus strain 17A/GY chromosome 4, alternate assembly CriGri-PICRH-1.0, whole genome shotgun sequence includes:
- the Ddi1 gene encoding protein DDI1 homolog 1 codes for MLITVYCVRRDLTEATFSLQVSPDFELCNFRVLCELESGVPAEEIQFVYMEQLLTDDHCSLGTYGLKDGDMVVLLQKDNVGLRTPGRTPNQPRADFTGSAIPGTSSTRHHHHQRQQRIPSTQAHGLASGENMAYARDLNSPALIRSMLLSNPHDLSLLKERNPALAEALLSGSLETFSQVLMEQQRERALREQEMVRLYSADPFDQEAQARIEEEIRQQNIEENMNIAMEEAPESFGQVAMLYINCKVNGHPLKAFVDSGAQMTIMSQACAERCNIMRLVDQRWAGVAKGVGTQRIVGRVHLAQIQIEGDFLQCSFSILEEQPMDILLGLDMLRRHQCSIDLKKNVLVIGTTGTQTHFLPEGELPLCARLVSGTVQEDSSDKEVPGNIIKHPVKGPGRKQH; via the coding sequence ATGCTGATAACTGTGTACTGTGTGCGTAGGGACCTCACAGAGGCAACCTTTTCCCTCCAGGTCAGCCCTGACTTTGAGCTCTGCAACTTCAGAGTCCTCTGTGAGCTTGAGTCTGGTGTACCTGCTGAGGAGATTCAGTTCGTCTACATGGAACAACTCCTCACAGATGACCATTGTTCCCTGGGCACCTACGGCCTCAAAGATGGTGATATGGTTGTACTACTTCAGAAGGACAATGTGGGACTTCGGACTCCAGGAAGGACCCCAAACCAGCCTCGAGCAGATTTCACCGGGTCAGCCATACCTGGAACATCAAGTACCCGTCACCATCATCATCAGCGTCAGCAACGTATACCATCAACACAAGCGCACGGATTGGCCTCGGGAGAGAATATGGCCTATGCTCGGGATCTCAATAGCCCTGCTCTGATTCGCAGCATGCTGCTTTCCAACCCTCATGATCTGTCCCTGTTGAAGGAACGGAATCCCGCTTTGGCTGAAGCTCTGCTTAGTGGAAGCCTCGAGACATTTTCTCAGGTCCTGATGGAACAGCAGAGGGAAAGGGCATTGAGAGAGCAAGAGATGGTTCGTCTTTATTCTGCAGACCCATTTGATCAGGAAGCTCAGGCtagaatagaagaagaaatcAGACAACAGAATATTGAAGAAAATATGAACATAGCTATGGAAGAGGCTCCAGAGAGTTTTGGACAAGTGGCTATGCTCTATATTAACTGCAAAGTGAACGGGCACCCTTTAAAGGCTTTCGTTGACTCGGGTGCTCAGATGACTATCATGAGCCAAGCATGTGCTGAGAGATGTAACATCATGAGACTGGTGGACCAGCGATGGGCCGGGGTTGCTAAGGGAGTGGGCACACAGAGGATTGTGGGCCGAGTTCATCTGGCTCAGATTCAGATTGAAGGTGATTTCTTACAGTGCTCTTTCTCCATACTGGAAGAGCAGCCGATGGATATCCTTCTAGGGCTTGATATGCTCAGGAGGCATCAGTGTTCCATCGACCTAAAGAAAAATGTGCTGGTCATTGGCACCACcggcacacaaacacacttccTTCCTGAGGGAGAGTTGCCCTTGTGTGCCAGACTGGTGAGTGGAACTGTGCAAGAAGACTCTTCGGATAAGGAAGTACCAGGCAATATCATCAAACATCCAGTCAAGGGTCCAGGACGAAAACAGCATTGA